One part of the Candidatus Goldiibacteriota bacterium genome encodes these proteins:
- a CDS encoding CIA30 family protein has product MKKCFFAAIILLTVSPLHAGMFNFTLPWDDDSDTITNLSYLNHKPAGVSGYVTAAPDGHLYVNSGASRIKFLAVNVTSSNCFPDKADADKIARRMAKYGINLVRFHLGDASWGQSFIDYAGYADSRHLNAANLDKFDYFVSRLKEHGIYSNINLLAGRDFRSTDGLPASIDTMNWKDKQTPAMFDPVMLGLQMEFASGMLDRTNAYTGIKYTQDPAVVFVETCNEHGLIHAWHNSQMDLLPADFNTQLQVMWNSYLSGKYPSFAALQGAWGMSAPLGDEKLLNGDFALGLNSWNRESTAPASALFSVIANGLAPGKNSCQVNVSASSTVNWHVQLNQGVTLTAGTPYTLSFSAKADRAATVDVIVQEVNGAWQTYFEKTLNLTTDWQRFEFVFAATKTTISARVNFTDMAKETAVYSFADVSFRQGGTIPGTNVDETDFDSVKIFKAADRADRTLAAKNDWVDFLWKKEEHYWGSMNNYIKVSLSAKALTVGTVIGNSTPNLMNLFDVIDAHAYWQHPSYEGEQWVTPWWVNNSSVLSRNDGGTISALSMKRVEGKPFTVTEYNHPFPNSFNAEAYSVLGAYASFQDWDAIYAYTYGDGNTNWSENKLDGFFDVDMDPGKWANMLHAALMFRRNDISAASAKVTVPITTAQELGLLTGAGPWRLIDAQDAGMPLAASLMHGTSIIVQGGVNPAGALSPADITIPGAGIYTSDTNQLNWNSSAGVLKIDSPKTKGVIGNNIGAEYNLSGVIIRPLSAMQNWSSIMMSVAQGGTFASGAEKIFVTASGFSSNTGVNYRLYPSGASAGFPPAANADINTASFGTGPTTTEGIGAEFVLPYAAANVKVYSLDNTGVRVLSLPISDEGGNAKFQISDTRGAIWYEIEIYPGPAPTDTFTLTPTVTRTPGGPTETVTPTVTLTVTVGAWIIDNCEDGNNANMLGGYWYDYADALSTINPPKASVFTMTSGGADTPLYSARIYGSVAAQPSPDVYPSAGLGVNLYADSGAPVYHEEDVNGFTGIRFYVKGDGMQYTIRLPYISNLDGSTLTGYNDYKYTFAAPADWTLLEIPFSSFTQDTGWGTQYPRSTVLAHVSAVQWQVLGYDRAFDLYIDDVEFYNAPPPPSPTPTITLTATPTLYLSKTATVTVSVTSTITVTLTAVIPSHTITATVTTTPLPAMQAADNLDGVYIYPSVYDGTNGQKGIVFAKLTRNSEIQIYNLRGELVHSARADSPDGTYLWKLEGRRKNSKIAPGIYIYVIKADDEEIKHGKLAIVK; this is encoded by the coding sequence ATGAAGAAGTGTTTTTTTGCCGCCATAATACTTTTAACTGTTTCCCCGCTGCATGCGGGCATGTTCAACTTTACCCTTCCGTGGGATGATGATTCCGATACAATAACCAACCTTAGTTATTTAAATCATAAACCCGCCGGTGTTTCCGGTTATGTAACTGCCGCGCCTGACGGCCATTTATACGTGAATTCCGGCGCTTCAAGAATAAAGTTTCTTGCGGTAAATGTCACTTCAAGCAACTGCTTTCCTGATAAGGCGGACGCGGATAAGATAGCGCGCAGGATGGCAAAATACGGAATAAACCTTGTGCGGTTTCATCTTGGGGATGCTTCGTGGGGGCAGTCATTCATTGATTACGCGGGATACGCGGATTCAAGGCATCTAAATGCGGCTAATCTTGATAAATTTGATTACTTTGTATCACGTTTAAAAGAACACGGCATCTATTCAAATATAAATCTTCTTGCGGGGCGTGATTTTAGAAGCACGGACGGACTGCCCGCTTCTATAGATACAATGAACTGGAAAGATAAACAGACTCCTGCGATGTTTGACCCGGTAATGCTTGGACTTCAGATGGAATTCGCGTCCGGAATGCTTGACAGGACAAACGCGTACACGGGAATAAAATACACGCAGGACCCCGCGGTTGTATTTGTTGAAACCTGCAACGAACACGGCCTTATACACGCATGGCACAATTCACAGATGGATTTACTGCCGGCAGATTTTAACACGCAGCTTCAGGTAATGTGGAATTCATATCTTTCAGGCAAATATCCTTCTTTTGCGGCGCTTCAGGGGGCGTGGGGAATGTCGGCGCCATTGGGGGATGAAAAACTTTTAAACGGAGATTTTGCTTTGGGTTTGAACTCATGGAACAGGGAGTCAACCGCCCCGGCATCCGCCCTTTTTAGTGTTATTGCAAACGGCCTTGCACCCGGTAAAAATTCCTGTCAGGTGAACGTTTCCGCTTCAAGTACTGTTAACTGGCACGTTCAGCTTAATCAGGGTGTCACTTTAACCGCAGGCACCCCATATACGCTTTCTTTTTCCGCAAAAGCAGACAGGGCTGCAACCGTGGATGTTATTGTACAGGAAGTCAACGGGGCGTGGCAGACATATTTTGAAAAGACTTTAAATCTGACAACCGACTGGCAGCGGTTTGAATTTGTTTTTGCGGCAACAAAGACAACGATATCAGCAAGGGTGAATTTCACGGATATGGCAAAAGAGACAGCGGTGTATTCTTTTGCCGATGTTTCCTTCAGGCAGGGCGGTACAATTCCCGGTACTAACGTGGATGAAACTGATTTTGATTCCGTGAAAATATTCAAAGCTGCTGACAGGGCAGATAGGACTTTGGCTGCCAAAAATGACTGGGTGGATTTTTTATGGAAAAAAGAGGAGCATTACTGGGGCTCTATGAATAATTACATAAAAGTGTCGCTGTCCGCGAAGGCGCTGACCGTGGGTACGGTAATCGGAAATTCCACGCCTAATCTTATGAACCTGTTTGATGTCATTGACGCTCACGCTTACTGGCAGCACCCGTCATACGAGGGGGAACAATGGGTGACTCCGTGGTGGGTTAATAACTCGTCTGTATTATCAAGGAATGACGGAGGTACTATTTCCGCGTTGTCCATGAAAAGGGTGGAAGGAAAACCGTTTACGGTAACAGAATATAACCATCCGTTTCCAAATTCATTTAACGCGGAAGCGTACAGCGTGCTTGGGGCTTACGCGTCGTTTCAGGACTGGGACGCGATATACGCCTATACATACGGCGACGGCAATACAAACTGGAGCGAAAATAAATTAGACGGTTTTTTTGATGTGGATATGGACCCTGGCAAATGGGCTAATATGCTTCACGCGGCTTTAATGTTCAGGCGTAATGATATATCGGCAGCATCGGCCAAAGTTACAGTACCAATTACTACAGCGCAGGAGCTTGGCCTTTTAACCGGCGCCGGCCCATGGCGGTTAATTGACGCTCAGGATGCAGGCATGCCCCTTGCGGCATCGCTGATGCACGGTACATCCATAATAGTGCAGGGCGGTGTTAATCCGGCAGGCGCGCTTTCTCCCGCGGATATCACTATACCCGGCGCGGGCATATATACATCTGATACCAATCAGTTAAACTGGAATTCATCCGCAGGGGTTTTAAAAATAGATTCCCCAAAGACAAAAGGCGTAATAGGAAATAATATCGGCGCGGAATATAACCTGTCAGGGGTAATTATAAGGCCGTTGTCTGCAATGCAGAACTGGTCTTCAATTATGATGAGCGTGGCGCAGGGCGGTACGTTTGCGTCAGGCGCGGAAAAAATATTTGTAACAGCATCAGGATTTTCTTCAAACACCGGGGTTAATTACAGGCTGTATCCTTCCGGGGCATCGGCTGGTTTTCCTCCTGCCGCTAATGCGGATATAAATACAGCTTCATTTGGAACCGGGCCTACGACAACAGAAGGAATAGGCGCGGAATTTGTCTTGCCTTATGCTGCCGCGAATGTAAAAGTATATTCGCTTGATAATACAGGCGTGCGGGTATTATCGCTGCCAATTTCGGATGAAGGCGGTAATGCCAAATTTCAGATAAGCGATACGCGCGGCGCTATATGGTATGAAATTGAAATATATCCCGGCCCCGCGCCTACTGATACATTTACGCTGACCCCGACAGTTACAAGGACTCCGGGCGGCCCAACAGAGACAGTAACGCCCACGGTTACGCTTACCGTCACGGTTGGCGCATGGATAATAGATAACTGCGAAGATGGAAATAACGCGAATATGCTTGGAGGTTACTGGTATGATTATGCCGATGCTTTAAGCACAATAAATCCGCCTAAAGCTTCCGTATTCACAATGACATCGGGCGGTGCTGATACGCCATTATACTCCGCAAGAATATACGGCAGCGTTGCAGCGCAGCCGTCACCGGATGTTTATCCATCTGCCGGGCTTGGCGTAAATTTATACGCGGATTCTGGCGCGCCTGTATATCACGAAGAGGATGTTAATGGGTTTACAGGAATTCGGTTTTATGTAAAGGGAGACGGCATGCAGTATACAATAAGACTGCCATATATATCCAATTTAGACGGCTCCACTTTGACCGGATATAATGATTATAAATATACTTTTGCGGCGCCGGCTGACTGGACGCTTTTAGAAATACCTTTTTCATCGTTTACCCAGGATACCGGCTGGGGCACGCAGTACCCGCGTTCTACTGTGCTTGCGCACGTTTCGGCAGTTCAATGGCAGGTGCTTGGATATGACAGGGCTTTTGACTTGTATATAGATGATGTGGAATTTTATAACGCCCCGCCGCCGCCATCGCCAACCCCCACTATAACACTTACCGCTACGCCGACCTTATATTTAAGTAAAACAGCCACGGTTACTGTTTCTGTAACATCAACCATTACTGTAACGCTGACAGCGGTAATTCCTTCGCATACCATTAC
- a CDS encoding phosphoribosylformylglycinamidine cyclo-ligase: MAKKLSYKSAGVNIDAAVGALGKAKAHIKSTFNKKVVTDIGSYGGVFDMGGGKCTVASTDGVGTKLKIAQNINKHDTVGQDIVNHCINDILVMGAKPLFFLDYFGCGKLEGKVLVDVISGMAKACRENGTVLIGGETAEMPGVYKDGEYDLVGTIVGEVEKKKILTGKKVKPGNAVIGIGSYGLQTNGFSLARRVFENKKIPYTKYIPELKTTLGLALLEPHRSFFKSVYPLVQKGLINAMSHITGGGFYDNIVRVLPGNVDCVIKKGSWEVLPIFKMIQKLGGIEDREMHRVFNMGVGMVLIVPADKAKTVVSSLKKSGERAWLIGNITKGDKKVTVV, translated from the coding sequence ATGGCAAAAAAACTTTCATACAAATCAGCAGGGGTAAATATTGACGCGGCGGTTGGCGCGCTGGGTAAGGCGAAAGCGCATATAAAATCCACTTTTAATAAAAAAGTGGTGACGGATATAGGCAGCTACGGCGGCGTGTTTGATATGGGCGGCGGCAAATGTACCGTTGCCAGCACGGACGGCGTGGGCACCAAACTTAAAATTGCCCAGAATATTAACAAACACGATACCGTGGGGCAGGATATTGTAAACCACTGTATAAATGACATTCTTGTGATGGGAGCCAAGCCCCTGTTTTTTCTTGATTATTTTGGCTGCGGAAAACTTGAAGGCAAAGTGCTTGTGGATGTAATATCAGGAATGGCAAAAGCGTGCAGGGAAAACGGCACGGTGTTAATAGGCGGAGAGACCGCGGAGATGCCCGGCGTTTATAAAGACGGCGAATATGACCTTGTGGGAACGATAGTCGGCGAAGTGGAAAAGAAAAAAATATTAACAGGGAAAAAAGTAAAACCGGGAAACGCGGTTATCGGTATTGGTTCTTATGGACTGCAGACCAACGGTTTTTCCCTTGCAAGGCGCGTGTTTGAAAACAAGAAAATACCTTATACAAAATATATTCCTGAATTAAAGACTACTCTTGGGCTTGCGCTTTTGGAGCCTCACAGGTCGTTTTTTAAATCTGTTTATCCGCTTGTACAAAAAGGGCTTATTAACGCAATGTCGCACATAACCGGCGGAGGTTTTTATGATAATATAGTCCGCGTGCTTCCGGGTAATGTGGATTGTGTGATAAAAAAAGGTTCATGGGAAGTACTTCCCATTTTTAAAATGATACAGAAACTTGGGGGGATAGAAGACAGGGAAATGCACCGTGTATTTAATATGGGTGTGGGAATGGTGCTTATTGTCCCGGCTGATAAGGCGAAAACAGTTGTTTCTTCGCTTAAAAAGTCAGGCGAGCGCGCTTGGCTTATAGGCAATATAACCAAAGGCGATAAAAAAGTTACCGTCGTTTAA